Within the Deinococcus peraridilitoris DSM 19664 genome, the region GGAATCTCGCGGAGTTCCATTGCCGTGGTGGAGTCCAGGAAAGGGAGCTGCTCCAGACCCTCGATGGGCGGGACGTTGTTGCGCGTTCCTACCGCAATGAAGATCTTGTCGGCGCTGACGGTTTCGCCGTTCACTTCGAGAGTGCGTTCCCCGGTGAAGCGCGCCTCACCGCGGATCAGGGTGACGTTCTCGTTCTGCTCGACGTTCCGTTCGGACCCGCTGCGGATGCTTTCCACCAGCTGGTTCTTGCGGTCCACGACGCGACTGAGGTTCACGCGCACGTCGGACGTTTCCACGCCCCACTGCTCACTCAGGTACGCCTGGTGCGCCACGCGAGCGGAAGCAATCATCGCCTTCGTGGGAATACACCCCCAGTTCAGGCAGGTACCGCCGAGTTCCGCTCTTTCAATCAACGCGACCCGCAGGCCCTTGTACGCGAAGCGGTGCGCGAGCGGTACACCCGCCATGCCACCCCCCAGGACGATCGCGTCGTAGTGCGGGCCGGTCCCTGCTGCCTGGCTGCTCTGCGCCTGAGGATCTGTTTCACCGGTCGGATCACCGGGACGAGCCACCGCTTCAAACGTCGCTTGGTCGCGGGTGCTCTCGTTCCTGTTCACGTCGGGCTGCGCCTGAGTCATATCGTTCGTTTTGTCGGTCATGCTGACCTCCGCGAAGGGGAAAACGTGCTGCTGCGAGCTAAGGGGTCCCGCCCGTGGTCGAGCGGCTCACCCTGGTACGTCCTCGTGCTGAGGTGTACAGGGAGTTCCGCGAATGTGCCCGGCGGGGACGGCTTCCTCGTTGAACTTACCGAGGTCGGTCTGGTGTTCGCCGTGGCTGACGTCCCCGGCAGTGTCGGCGGGAGCGCCAGGAGTTCCGCGGTGCCGTCGGTCCGGTTTTCCGACGCGCAGGGTCAGCAGCTTGGCACGGTGTACCACTGGGAAGGTGACAGGTTCATCAACCTGACCCGTAAGGACTTGTCTGACGGTGCACATCACCAGGCCACCGGGGAACGCTGGCGCAGTCCCTTGAGGGTGACAGCGTCAGACTCCCCAGGACTGGGGATGAAGTGCAGCAACGCTGGCATCACGAATAGCCCCTCGGGTCTCAGTACGGCAGCGACAGTTGTATGGACCCGCATCAAAGTGGGGAGCGGCTGTCGGCGCTCCCATCCGTCTTCAACCGGTGAGCCCACCGACCGGCGGCCAGTCTGTACGTCCGGCGATTCATCCTTCACGTCTCAGCAGGCGAGTCGCTTCAGTCAGGCAGGACTTCCACTCCCCGCCAGAAGGCGACGTACCCTTTGATCTGCATCGCGGCATCATTGGGGTTCGGGTAGTACCAGGCGGCGTCAGGATTTGTGTTTCCGTCTACTTCGATGTTGTAGTAACTGGCCCGGCCTTTCCAGGGGCAGGTGGATTGCGTGAAGCTGTCCTTCAAGTACTCTCCTTTCACAGCCTCAGGCGGGAAGTAGTGGTTGCCTTCCACGACGATGGTTTCGTCACTTTGCGCGATGGTCGTGCCGTTCCACACTGCTCGCATACGGTACCTCCAGGTCGAGGAGAGAACTTCAAAATACCGCGCGCGGTACCTGCCGCACGCCGGGCGCAAGGGAAGCGCAAGGGCCTTCGATAAGGAGCATTGTGCGCAGCCGCCCGAGCTGTGTGCAGATGCAGCAGGGCACGGGCGTGAATGTCGAGGAGTGGCTGCGGGCTGAGCGGTCCGGTCATCGCATTCTTACGTCTCCTTGTGTACGGTGCTTTTCAGCGCCTCGATGCTCTCGCGCGGCAAGTCAAGGTTTATTTCGTGCACTTCCGCCGAATGGCCGATTCCTTCGAGGAGCGTGATCGTCAAGCGTCCCCGAGGTGCTCGCGGAGTTCCTCCAAGCCTGCCAGAACCCCGGAATCAGGTCCGCTTGCGTCGGCGTTGAGCTCTGGAACATACACGGGCAGCTTGAGCTGCTGGAAGACCTGAATAGCACGCGCCCAGGCGTTTCCCGGGAGCATCCCGCGACAGGTGGCTGAGCGCCACCTGACCCGCCGCGACCACGATGGGGAGGAAGGCGGGTACGAACCGGGCGTGCACGTGCAAGGCTCGGGCGAGAAGCTCCACGAAAGGATCAAGGAAGTCCCCGGCGAAGCGGGCGATGCGCTGTGCCGGGTCACGCGGGCCGGGAAGCACCGCGAGCAGCACCTGCCAGACCAGCCAGAGGCCGTAAAAGGCCAGGAGCAACTGGCCGGCGGCAAGCAGGGTTTGCAGCAGGAAGGTCATGCCTCCTCGGCCTTCTCCAGGGCCGCCTTGTAATCCACGATGACACCAATGAAGGCGGCATGCACGAACGACTGCGGGAAGTTCCCCAGCATCCGCCCAGTGTGCGGGTCGGCTTCCTCTGCGAACAGGTGCAGGTCGTTCGCGTACTCCAGCGCCGCCTCGAGAATGACTTTCGCGCGCTGCACGTCACGCATCACCCAGTACTGAGCGACCCACAACGTGCCCGCCAGGAACGTGCCCTCCCGGCGGACGCTCTCGGCCTCCAGGTGCCGCCAGTACAGGTTCCCCACACGGTAATCACGTTCCAGCACGTCAATGGTCGCGAGCATCTCCGGCGAGTCCGCCTCGCAGTACCCCCACACCGGGTAGAGGGCCGCCGTGACATCCACCGCTTCACCTCCGGCGATGTAGGCGTACGCGCCCGTCTTCGTGAGCCCGTACTGCTTCACCCACGCGCGGATGTCTTCCTCGGTGTTCTGCCAGCGCCCGCGCTGCTCGTCGCTCACCGCGTACTGCTGGAGGTACTTGAGGGCAGTTGCCGTCACGACCTTGCCCGTCACGTAAGGCCGCTTGGTGCGTTCCTCCCAGATGCCGTAGTCATCTTCCCGCCAGTGCTCGCACAGGAACTCCGCGAGGCACTCCACCAGCTCCCAGTGCTCGCGCGTCCCGAAGTGATCGTAGATGAGTTTCGCGGCCAGCAGGACGTTCGCGTACGCGTCGAGCTGCAACTGACCGCGCGCGCCGTTCCCGATCCGCACCGGTGCACTCAGCGCGTACCCGGCGAGATCGAGTTCTTCCTCCTCGGGGGCCTGCTGGCCGTCCGCGGTGAGGAACGGAGCAATCGGCAGGTGGCCGTCGTCACGGGGACCGTACTGGCAGACGAAATCCAGGAAGGCGCGTCCTTCACGACCGTCACCGCCTGCCCGGGTGAGGGCGCTGACGATCATGCCGGTGTCGCGCAGCCACACGTACCGGTAATCCCAGTTGAGCTCACCGCCCACGATTTCGGGGAGGCTGGTGGTGGCGGCCGCGAGGACCGCGCCGGACTCCTGATACGTGAGCATGCGTAGCGCTCGCAGTGAACCGGCCACTTCCTGCTCGTAGGGGCCGCGGTACGTCGCGTGGGTGGTGACGTCCCGCCAGTGCAGGAGCGTCGCTGCGCGCCAGCGCGTCATGATCTCCCAATCGAGCCTCTCCTGCTGTGAGCCCGTCAGGAACGCCCAGCCCGGCTCGCCGGCCGGAATGAGACCGTGAATCTCAGCGCCCTGAACGTGCAGGGGGTGCGAGGCGTACAGGTACAGCCCGTCGTTGATGACGACCGCGTTCCCCTCCGCGCGCAGCAGCCCGGGTTCGCGGGCGTAGTTCGGCGCGGGACGCACCGTGAAGCGCAATTCGTCAGGCGTGGCCGAGAACACCCGGCACAGCCCGCGCGGTAAGTCCGGCGCGAACATCAGGAAGTCCGTGACGACCAGCTCACCCTGCTCGTGGCGCAGGCGCGTTTCCAGGACGGCGCTGTCCCCCAGGTACGCGCGCCCTGAAGGTCGCAACCCCGGCGTGTCCAGCGTCCACCCTCCCCCCTGCTCGTCAAGGAGCGCTGCGAACAGGGTAGGGGCGTCGAAGCGCTGCGGGGAATACCAGATGATGTCGCCGGTCCTGGTGACCAGCGCGCTGGTGCGCCGGTCACTCAGGAGCCCCAGGTCACGTATGGAGCGCGCGGATTCCCCGCTTCCCGCCATGCTGCTCTCATCAGGCACGCCCTTCCTCCATCAGGCGCCCTGGCCGGTGTTCATCATCAGCCCGCCGTCCAGCACGAAGGTCTGACCGGTCGCGTAATCCGCGTCACTCGACGCGAGGTACACGGCGAGGCGCGCGATCTCCCAGGGTTGCGCGGCGCGCTTGAAGGGGATGCTCTGTACTTGTTTGGCGTACACTTCCGGGTCATCCTTGGCTGGCTGGTTGAATGGTGTGAGGACCATGCCGGGCGCGATGTTGTTCACGTTGATCAGGTCCGGCGCGAGTTCCAGCGCCAGCGTCCGCGTGAGGTTGCGCAGCGCGCCTTTGGCGCTGTCGTACCCGGCGGCGCCCGCCCTTGGGATTTCCTGGTGGACGCTGGTGATGTTGATGATCTTCCCGCGTCCGCCCGCTTCACGCCGCGCGCGGATGAAGTGCTGGCAGCAGTAGAACGGCCCGAAGACGTTGGTACGCAGCTCATTTTCCCAGTCTTCGGGGGGCATCTCCGCCACCTGCTTTCCGGTGGAGTCGACGCCGGCGTCGTTCACGAGAATGAAGGGCGTGCCGAGTTCCTGCCGGGTGCGCTGGAAAAGCTGCGCGACCTGCTGTTCGTCACGCTGGTCGATCTGTACCACGATGGCCCGTCGTCCCTGCGCTTCGACTTCCTGGCGGGTTTTGTCCGCGCCTTGCTGGTCGTGCAGGTACGTCACGGCGACGTCCGCGCCTTCGCGGGCGAACTCGACGGCCATGGCCTGGCCCATCCCGGAGTCGCTGCCGGTGATCACCGCGACTTTCCCTTCAAGGCGCCCTGTTTTCGGGTGGTTCTGCGGTTCGGGGAGTGGGGTCGTTTTCAGGTCGTCCTGACTCATGCGTCTCCTGCTTCTCCTGGCTGCATGGGCGGGAAACTTTCCCTGCCCGTCATTCAGGCGGGGATGCCGGTTTTAATTGGTTTTGGTGACTTTCCAGATCACGCCCGCCCCGGGTTGCGGCTCGTACGGCTGCTTGGTTTGGCTGAAGGAGGCGTGCCCGGTGCTTTTTTGCTCTCGGGCTGGTGGACCTCCGCTGAGGGCGGTTTGCATGAGGAGCGCTCCGAGGGGGCGAGGCTGACCACCAGGGCGTTTCTGCTTCTTTTGTTCATCATCTTTCCTCCGGTTGCTCTCACCTTCTGGTCAGGCTCAGCGTAAGAGAGTCAGCACTCATTGCTGTGTCGACTGGACGACACTACTGACGTCAAGCCGGGCGCATAAAGCAACAGTAAAAACGCATCAGCCGAACAAACAAGCGATGAGCAAGGACAATCGTCCGAAGTCAGCGATCGAGATGAAGCCTTACTGAGAACAGCCTTCAGGAAGGTCACGAGAATCAGCACCCCGCAGCGCGTCTCCTCTGTTACAACGCGGGCAGATGACGAGCGCGTGGTTCGTACACGACACGGAACTCTTCCAACTCCTCAGTGACGAGGACATTCGGGTGCTCAAGGAAGTCTGCACCTACCGGACGTACCACAAAGGTGAAGCCCTCTACCGGGCCGGTGAGGAAGCCAGCGCACTGCACATCATCGTCGGTGGGCACGTCAAGCTCGTCACACCCAGCGCAGGCCTTCAGGAGCGCGTGGTCG harbors:
- a CDS encoding DUF427 domain-containing protein; this translates as MRAVWNGTTIAQSDETIVVEGNHYFPPEAVKGEYLKDSFTQSTCPWKGRASYYNIEVDGNTNPDAAWYYPNPNDAAMQIKGYVAFWRGVEVLPD
- a CDS encoding glycoside hydrolase family 15 protein; amino-acid sequence: MPDESSMAGSGESARSIRDLGLLSDRRTSALVTRTGDIIWYSPQRFDAPTLFAALLDEQGGGWTLDTPGLRPSGRAYLGDSAVLETRLRHEQGELVVTDFLMFAPDLPRGLCRVFSATPDELRFTVRPAPNYAREPGLLRAEGNAVVINDGLYLYASHPLHVQGAEIHGLIPAGEPGWAFLTGSQQERLDWEIMTRWRAATLLHWRDVTTHATYRGPYEQEVAGSLRALRMLTYQESGAVLAAATTSLPEIVGGELNWDYRYVWLRDTGMIVSALTRAGGDGREGRAFLDFVCQYGPRDDGHLPIAPFLTADGQQAPEEEELDLAGYALSAPVRIGNGARGQLQLDAYANVLLAAKLIYDHFGTREHWELVECLAEFLCEHWREDDYGIWEERTKRPYVTGKVVTATALKYLQQYAVSDEQRGRWQNTEEDIRAWVKQYGLTKTGAYAYIAGGEAVDVTAALYPVWGYCEADSPEMLATIDVLERDYRVGNLYWRHLEAESVRREGTFLAGTLWVAQYWVMRDVQRAKVILEAALEYANDLHLFAEEADPHTGRMLGNFPQSFVHAAFIGVIVDYKAALEKAEEA
- a CDS encoding SDR family NAD(P)-dependent oxidoreductase, with amino-acid sequence MSQDDLKTTPLPEPQNHPKTGRLEGKVAVITGSDSGMGQAMAVEFAREGADVAVTYLHDQQGADKTRQEVEAQGRRAIVVQIDQRDEQQVAQLFQRTRQELGTPFILVNDAGVDSTGKQVAEMPPEDWENELRTNVFGPFYCCQHFIRARREAGGRGKIINITSVHQEIPRAGAAGYDSAKGALRNLTRTLALELAPDLINVNNIAPGMVLTPFNQPAKDDPEVYAKQVQSIPFKRAAQPWEIARLAVYLASSDADYATGQTFVLDGGLMMNTGQGA